The following are encoded together in the Phenylobacterium sp. NIBR 498073 genome:
- a CDS encoding SufE family protein produces the protein MNTIDDALADLVEEFDLLGDWEERYRYVIELGRDLAPLSDSERSEANKVRGCASQVWLVTEPQADGAVMFRGDSDAHIVRGLIAVLLRLFSGRRPDEIVAFDVKSAFDRLGLAGHLSAQRSNGLASMAARIHRDAEALTAA, from the coding sequence ATGAATACGATCGACGACGCCCTGGCCGACCTGGTCGAAGAGTTCGACCTTCTTGGCGACTGGGAAGAGCGCTATCGCTATGTGATCGAGCTGGGCCGCGACTTGGCGCCGCTCTCCGACAGCGAACGCAGCGAGGCGAACAAGGTACGCGGCTGCGCCAGCCAAGTCTGGCTGGTGACCGAACCCCAGGCCGACGGGGCGGTGATGTTCCGCGGCGATTCCGACGCCCATATCGTGCGCGGCCTGATCGCGGTGCTGCTGCGGCTGTTCTCCGGGCGCCGCCCCGACGAGATCGTCGCCTTCGATGTGAAGTCGGCGTTCGACAGGCTCGGCCTGGCCGGACATCTGTCGGCTCAGCGTTCCAACGGACTGGCCTCGATGGCGGCCCGGATTCACCGCGACGCCGAGGCGCTGACCGCGGCCTGA
- a CDS encoding peroxiredoxin, whose amino-acid sequence MSMRTFAGRRIPPASLAELQNGGLSLLSTERLFAGKRAIVMGMPGAFSPTCAQKHLPDYIANAERLRSAGFQLLTCITPNDPWVMERWAQELDPDRKIRFLSDGNLELTRKLGLSVRADSFHLGERSARYTMILRDAVIEKLAVENTIEEFACTAVDAVLL is encoded by the coding sequence ATGTCGATGCGTACCTTCGCCGGACGGCGAATTCCCCCCGCTTCCCTCGCAGAGCTGCAGAACGGCGGGCTGTCGCTGCTGTCGACCGAGCGGCTGTTCGCGGGCAAGCGCGCCATCGTCATGGGCATGCCCGGCGCCTTCAGCCCGACCTGCGCCCAGAAGCACCTCCCCGACTATATCGCCAATGCCGAGCGATTGCGGTCGGCCGGCTTCCAACTGCTGACCTGCATCACGCCGAACGACCCTTGGGTCATGGAGCGCTGGGCGCAGGAACTCGACCCTGATCGCAAGATCCGCTTCCTCTCCGACGGAAACCTCGAACTGACCCGCAAGCTCGGCCTCAGCGTCCGGGCCGACAGCTTCCATCTGGGCGAGCGCAGCGCGCGCTACACGATGATCCTGAGGGACGCGGTGATCGAGAAGCTGGCGGTCGAGAACACCATCGAGGAATTCGCCTGCACAGCGGTGGACGCGGTCTTGCTCTAA
- a CDS encoding acyl-CoA synthetase: MHPANHAQTHPDRAAFVMAATGETVTYKELDDRSNQGAQLFRSLGLKTGDVIAILMENHPRFFEIAWAAQRAGLYFACISSKLTAGEIEYIMKDCEAKVLITSTGVGGVVDELPALLPGVKLFMVGQPRAPYESFEAARDAQPATPIPDGSAGTDMLYSSGTTGRPKGIKPPLTGAPIDAPNPLAMMAQGLFGFQNDSVYLSPAPLYHAAPLRWCMSVHRLGGTVVVMEKFDPEDALGLIEKYKIDVGQFVPTHFVRMLKLPPEVRAKYDVSSMRSAVHAAAPCPIPVKEQMMTWWGPVIHEYYAGSEGNGFCYIGPHDWLAHKGSVGRGTTAEVKICGEDGEPLPPRSEGVVYFAGGTPLTYHNAPDKVAENTNKYGWTTLGDVGWLDEEGFLYLTDRKSFMIISGGVNIYPQELENLLITHPKVADAAVVGGPHEEMGEQVIAVIQPIDWAAAGEDLKAELAAFCRANLSHVKSPRVIDFMQELPRHPTGKLYKRLIRDAYWGKEGSRIV, translated from the coding sequence ATGCATCCGGCCAATCACGCCCAGACCCACCCCGACCGCGCCGCCTTCGTGATGGCCGCAACGGGCGAAACCGTCACCTACAAGGAGCTCGACGACCGGTCGAACCAGGGCGCTCAACTCTTCCGGTCGCTGGGCCTGAAGACCGGCGACGTCATCGCCATCCTGATGGAGAACCACCCGCGGTTCTTCGAGATCGCCTGGGCCGCGCAACGAGCGGGCCTCTACTTCGCCTGCATCTCCTCGAAGCTGACGGCCGGCGAGATCGAGTACATCATGAAGGACTGCGAGGCGAAGGTCCTGATCACCTCGACCGGCGTCGGCGGCGTGGTCGACGAACTTCCGGCGCTGCTGCCGGGCGTGAAGCTGTTCATGGTCGGCCAGCCGCGCGCGCCCTACGAGAGCTTCGAGGCGGCGCGCGACGCCCAACCCGCGACGCCGATCCCTGACGGCAGCGCCGGCACGGACATGCTCTATTCGTCGGGCACCACCGGCCGGCCGAAGGGCATCAAGCCGCCGCTGACCGGCGCGCCGATCGACGCCCCAAACCCGCTGGCGATGATGGCCCAGGGGCTGTTCGGCTTTCAGAACGACAGCGTCTATCTCTCGCCCGCGCCGCTCTATCACGCCGCGCCCCTGCGCTGGTGCATGAGCGTCCACCGCCTGGGCGGCACGGTCGTGGTGATGGAGAAGTTCGACCCGGAAGACGCGCTGGGGCTGATCGAAAAGTACAAGATCGACGTCGGCCAGTTCGTGCCCACGCATTTCGTCCGGATGCTGAAACTGCCGCCTGAGGTGCGCGCCAAGTACGACGTCTCTTCGATGCGCTCGGCCGTCCACGCCGCCGCCCCCTGCCCGATCCCGGTCAAGGAGCAAATGATGACCTGGTGGGGGCCGGTCATCCACGAGTACTACGCCGGCAGCGAAGGCAACGGCTTCTGCTACATCGGCCCCCACGACTGGCTTGCCCATAAGGGATCGGTCGGGCGCGGCACGACCGCCGAAGTCAAGATCTGCGGCGAGGATGGCGAGCCCCTGCCTCCACGCAGCGAAGGCGTCGTCTATTTCGCCGGCGGCACGCCGCTGACCTATCACAACGCTCCGGACAAGGTAGCCGAGAACACCAACAAGTACGGCTGGACCACACTCGGCGACGTCGGCTGGCTGGACGAGGAGGGCTTCCTCTACCTGACCGACCGCAAGAGCTTCATGATCATTTCCGGCGGGGTGAACATCTATCCGCAGGAGCTTGAGAACCTGCTCATCACTCACCCGAAGGTCGCCGACGCCGCCGTGGTCGGCGGACCGCACGAGGAGATGGGCGAACAGGTCATCGCGGTGATTCAGCCGATCGACTGGGCAGCGGCGGGCGAGGACCTCAAGGCCGAACTGGCCGCCTTCTGCCGCGCCAACCTCAGCCACGTGAAGTCGCCGCGGGTCATCGACTTCATGCAGGAGCTGCCGCGCCACCCGACCGGCAAGCTCTACAAGCGCCTGATCCGCGACGCCTACTGGGGCAAGGAAGGCTCTCGGATCGTGTGA
- a CDS encoding MaoC family dehydratase, which translates to MNPVEFKDLPGLVGQEVGVSDWVEITQERVNQFAEATGDHQWIHVDVERATKEIGGPIAHGYLTLSLIPFLGAGMLPIKGVTRGINYGSDKVRFINMVRVGKRVRMRQKLIGAEAKAGGMQLKNECTIEIEGETKPACIAETISVVYGA; encoded by the coding sequence ATGAACCCGGTGGAGTTCAAGGATCTGCCCGGCCTGGTCGGTCAGGAAGTCGGCGTGTCGGACTGGGTGGAAATCACCCAAGAGCGGGTCAACCAATTCGCCGAAGCCACCGGCGACCATCAGTGGATCCACGTCGACGTCGAGCGCGCGACCAAGGAAATCGGCGGCCCGATCGCCCACGGCTACCTGACCCTGTCGCTGATCCCGTTCCTGGGCGCCGGCATGCTGCCGATCAAGGGCGTGACCCGCGGCATCAACTACGGTTCGGATAAGGTCCGCTTCATCAACATGGTCCGCGTCGGCAAGCGCGTGCGCATGCGCCAGAAGCTGATCGGCGCCGAAGCCAAGGCCGGCGGCATGCAGCTGAAGAACGAGTGCACCATCGAGATCGAAGGCGAGACCAAGCCCGCCTGCATCGCCGAGACCATCTCGGTGGTCTACGGCGCCTAA
- a CDS encoding DUF2336 domain-containing protein: MNLPTPMTELDAPPASRARANLLKRLADVVCLPLSRINAFERAMTADLLADMLREAEPAERKKVAHRISGLAEIPATLARLLLRDEVDVAEELLLNAATLSDADLLDCARLMNLEHRRLIALRRGVSEVVCDVLIEFGEVLVLECLLKNDEAKLSTGGIEAVVALTRGDPRLTSMLLRRPELRPAHAYVLFWWADAEARRAILQRFAVSREVLQEATSDIFAMAAAEHWQEPLSRKALQFIERRQRNRAAVDRSPYDNLEAAVAAAADGLSREVAEEISYLSGLKPMTGAKIFTDSGGEPLAILCKATGLPKSAIRALWRGLKREETEADGSPSGALERAILVYDMIAVDRAQTVLRYWNWSLTSALTPALLRAIRDGDEDGFDEYSAPQKAAMLAFSKDFGR, encoded by the coding sequence ATGAACCTGCCGACGCCGATGACCGAACTCGACGCCCCGCCCGCCTCGCGGGCGCGGGCGAACCTGCTCAAACGGCTGGCGGACGTCGTCTGCCTGCCGCTGTCGCGGATCAACGCCTTCGAGCGGGCGATGACCGCAGACCTGCTGGCCGACATGCTACGCGAGGCCGAGCCGGCGGAGCGCAAGAAAGTCGCGCACCGGATATCCGGCCTGGCTGAGATACCGGCCACCCTGGCGCGGCTGCTGCTGCGCGACGAGGTGGACGTCGCCGAAGAGCTCCTGCTCAACGCCGCCACGCTGTCGGACGCCGACCTGCTCGACTGCGCGCGGTTGATGAATCTCGAACATCGGCGGCTGATCGCCCTGCGCCGGGGGGTCAGCGAGGTCGTGTGCGACGTGCTGATCGAATTCGGCGAAGTGCTGGTGCTCGAATGTCTGCTGAAGAACGACGAGGCGAAGCTCTCGACGGGCGGCATCGAGGCGGTCGTGGCCCTGACCCGTGGCGACCCGCGGTTGACCAGCATGCTGCTGCGCCGGCCCGAACTGCGCCCCGCGCACGCCTATGTGCTGTTCTGGTGGGCCGACGCCGAAGCGCGCCGGGCGATCCTCCAGCGTTTCGCGGTCTCCCGCGAGGTGCTGCAGGAGGCGACCAGCGACATCTTTGCGATGGCTGCAGCCGAGCACTGGCAGGAGCCGTTGTCGCGCAAGGCGCTGCAGTTCATCGAGCGGCGCCAGCGCAACCGCGCGGCCGTCGATCGTAGCCCCTACGACAATCTGGAAGCGGCGGTCGCCGCTGCAGCTGACGGTCTGTCGCGTGAAGTGGCCGAGGAGATCTCGTACCTGTCGGGCCTCAAGCCGATGACGGGCGCCAAAATCTTCACCGACAGCGGCGGCGAGCCGCTGGCGATCCTCTGCAAGGCCACGGGCCTGCCGAAGTCCGCGATTCGGGCGCTGTGGCGCGGTCTCAAACGCGAGGAGACCGAGGCGGACGGCTCGCCATCCGGCGCGTTGGAACGTGCGATACTGGTCTACGACATGATCGCGGTCGACCGGGCGCAGACGGTGCTCAGGTATTGGAACTGGTCTCTGACCTCGGCGCTGACGCCAGCTCTGCTACGCGCAATCCGCGATGGCGACGAAGACGGATTTGACGAATACTCAGCTCCGCAGAAGGCCGCCATGCTGGCGTTTTCCAAGGATTTTGGACGCTGA
- a CDS encoding HAMP domain-containing sensor histidine kinase produces the protein MAQAAHFPPDPPSDPASEPEARSAARQRRDIVADEAKRSFLRMASHELRTPLNSILGFSEILQSELYGPLGAPQYKEYASIIHTSGARLLRLVNQVLEIARLEGGAMDFDLRTESLDHALDDVLDSLREDAAPRGVEVVVLQRGALPTVTADARGLRNLLGNLIQNAVIFSPDHAVVHVHAARMGEQVEIVVADDGPGVDPHDIPRLLRPFEQGENALTRRSEGAGLGLPIVELLCTAMGGRLKLSSAPGQGLTARVHLPAG, from the coding sequence ATGGCCCAAGCGGCTCACTTCCCGCCCGACCCGCCTAGCGATCCGGCGTCCGAGCCGGAGGCCAGGTCGGCCGCTCGCCAGCGTCGGGACATCGTCGCCGACGAAGCCAAGCGTTCGTTCCTGCGCATGGCCAGCCATGAGCTGCGTACGCCGCTGAACTCGATCCTCGGCTTTTCCGAGATTCTGCAGTCAGAGCTCTACGGCCCGCTCGGGGCGCCTCAGTACAAGGAATATGCGAGCATCATCCACACCAGCGGGGCGCGCCTGCTGCGGCTGGTGAACCAGGTGCTCGAGATCGCCCGCCTGGAAGGCGGCGCGATGGACTTCGACCTGCGCACCGAGTCCCTCGACCACGCGCTCGACGACGTGCTGGACAGCCTGCGCGAGGACGCCGCCCCCCGCGGGGTCGAGGTAGTCGTCCTTCAGCGCGGCGCGCTGCCGACGGTGACCGCCGACGCTCGCGGCCTGCGCAACCTGCTCGGCAACCTGATCCAGAACGCCGTCATCTTCTCGCCGGACCACGCGGTGGTGCACGTGCACGCTGCACGCATGGGCGAGCAGGTGGAGATCGTCGTGGCCGACGATGGCCCTGGCGTCGATCCGCACGACATTCCCCGCCTGTTGCGCCCCTTCGAGCAGGGCGAGAACGCGCTGACCCGGCGCAGCGAGGGTGCAGGGCTGGGGCTGCCGATCGTCGAGCTGCTCTGCACGGCCATGGGCGGCCGGCTGAAGCTCAGCTCGGCGCCGGGCCAAGGCCTGACCGCTCGCGTCCACCTGCCCGCCGGCTAG
- a CDS encoding serine protease — MDLAVELIHATVQLEQPLGDGTRTVGTGFLIAETGPDGAPRTVLVTANHVLAKMPGAEARIGYRVSNPDGSWSYSPQTLKIRDANGVQLWTKHPSRDVAAISITAPEAFAKSAIPLQWLAGDDTFQSNHIGAGDEMMALGFPRGLAANQAGFPILRSGRVASFPVAPAQVFPTFLLDFTVFPGNSGGPVFMSQAAHRRVGAVDAGEDVQFIAGLLTQQVELNNERLEIGIVTHAKFIRETITLMDDPHAPITVARVEPMTGARAASAEEAVSPQ, encoded by the coding sequence TTGGATCTTGCAGTCGAGCTGATACACGCGACCGTCCAGTTGGAGCAGCCGTTGGGCGATGGAACGCGCACGGTCGGCACCGGGTTCCTCATCGCCGAGACCGGGCCGGACGGCGCGCCGCGCACGGTGCTGGTGACGGCCAACCACGTCCTGGCCAAGATGCCGGGGGCCGAGGCGCGGATCGGCTATCGCGTCTCCAATCCGGACGGCAGCTGGAGCTATTCGCCCCAGACGCTAAAGATTCGCGACGCCAACGGCGTCCAGCTGTGGACCAAGCACCCGTCGCGGGACGTGGCGGCTATCTCGATCACGGCGCCGGAGGCGTTCGCCAAGTCGGCCATTCCCCTGCAATGGCTGGCTGGCGACGACACCTTTCAGTCCAACCATATCGGCGCCGGCGACGAGATGATGGCGCTGGGCTTTCCGCGCGGTCTGGCGGCGAACCAGGCGGGTTTCCCGATCCTGCGCTCGGGGCGGGTCGCCTCGTTCCCGGTGGCGCCGGCTCAGGTGTTCCCGACCTTCTTGCTGGACTTCACTGTCTTCCCGGGCAACTCGGGCGGGCCGGTGTTCATGTCGCAAGCCGCTCATCGGCGGGTGGGCGCGGTCGACGCCGGCGAGGATGTTCAGTTCATCGCCGGCCTGCTGACCCAGCAGGTCGAACTGAACAACGAGCGGCTCGAGATCGGCATCGTCACTCACGCCAAGTTCATCCGCGAGACCATCACGCTGATGGACGACCCCCACGCGCCGATCACCGTCGCCCGGGTCGAGCCGATGACAGGCGCTCGCGCGGCCTCGGCGGAAGAAGCGGTCTCGCCGCAATAA
- a CDS encoding PAS domain-containing protein yields MAAQMGASAAAARAHEELYAYWAGLRRSGRLPGRDDIHPDDFKRLLPTISLIDVHRNPLEFRLRLAGTGLYGVYGREITGRTLAEAYSATAADYWRRELTKVVEERRPSVGVHSLAWRGAAHISILWLRLPLASNGADVDMILGYDAVVGVQGDTFASGIRAA; encoded by the coding sequence ATGGCCGCACAGATGGGGGCTTCGGCGGCGGCCGCGCGCGCACACGAGGAGCTGTACGCCTACTGGGCCGGGTTGCGGCGCAGCGGGCGCCTGCCAGGTCGCGACGACATCCATCCCGATGATTTCAAGCGACTGCTGCCGACAATCAGTCTGATCGACGTGCATCGCAACCCGCTGGAATTCCGCCTGCGGCTGGCCGGCACCGGGCTGTACGGAGTCTATGGTCGCGAGATCACCGGGCGCACCCTGGCCGAGGCCTACAGCGCCACCGCCGCGGACTACTGGCGGCGCGAACTGACCAAGGTCGTCGAAGAACGCCGGCCGTCGGTGGGCGTGCACAGCCTGGCTTGGCGCGGCGCCGCGCACATCTCGATCCTCTGGTTGCGCCTGCCGTTGGCCTCGAACGGCGCCGACGTCGACATGATCCTCGGCTACGACGCGGTGGTCGGCGTGCAGGGCGACACGTTCGCCAGCGGCATCCGCGCCGCCTGA
- a CDS encoding aminoacyl--tRNA ligase-related protein, which translates to MQRALSVSRMTGNKSTFPDWYQAIVREADMAESSPVRGSMIIKPWGYGVWERIQQTMDRRIKEMGVDNAYFPLFIPLGFFAKEAEHVDGFAKEMAVVTHHRLKSIDGKLQPDPEAKLEEPLIVRPTSETIIGDAFSRWVKSYRDLPLKINQWANVVRWEMRTRLFLRTSEFLWQEGHTAHATREDALASTLLALEMYREFSENVLAMPVVAGEKPENERFPGADNTFSIEAMMQDGKALQAGTSHYLGTSFSRAQNIRYQSDSGEMEFCHTSSWGTSTRMIGGVIMTHGDDDGLRLPPAIAPRQIVIVPMLRGKEEDAQVLAYAEALVKDLGAQVALGEPIRALLDVKDQKSSDKRWNWVRRGAPVIVELGPRDAAGGQVSFMRRDRLRDGDKVKSQALARDEFVAQAPALLAEIQQSLFDEAKARLEANIRSDLTSFEQVAEYFGQLSDEDEETSAFKGWVRAPWSRPTGAELDKVVERLKALKLTLRNAPSQQPDSFGPCVFTGAPGVEEILIGRSY; encoded by the coding sequence ATGCAACGAGCTCTCAGCGTCAGCCGGATGACCGGCAACAAGTCGACCTTCCCCGACTGGTATCAGGCGATCGTCCGCGAGGCGGACATGGCTGAATCCAGCCCTGTGCGCGGCTCCATGATCATCAAGCCGTGGGGCTATGGTGTCTGGGAACGGATCCAGCAGACCATGGACCGGCGCATCAAGGAGATGGGCGTCGACAACGCCTACTTCCCGCTGTTCATCCCGCTGGGCTTCTTCGCCAAGGAGGCCGAGCACGTCGACGGATTCGCCAAGGAGATGGCGGTGGTGACGCACCATCGCCTGAAAAGCATCGACGGCAAGCTGCAGCCCGATCCGGAGGCGAAGCTGGAGGAGCCGCTGATCGTTCGTCCGACGTCGGAAACGATCATCGGCGACGCCTTCTCGCGTTGGGTGAAAAGCTATCGGGACCTGCCGCTGAAGATCAACCAGTGGGCCAACGTCGTCCGCTGGGAGATGCGCACGCGCCTGTTCCTGCGCACCTCGGAGTTCCTCTGGCAGGAGGGCCATACCGCCCACGCCACGCGCGAGGACGCGCTGGCCTCGACCCTGCTGGCGTTGGAGATGTACCGGGAGTTTTCCGAGAACGTCTTGGCCATGCCGGTGGTGGCCGGCGAGAAGCCCGAGAACGAGCGCTTCCCGGGCGCCGACAACACCTTCTCGATCGAAGCCATGATGCAGGACGGCAAGGCGCTGCAGGCCGGCACGTCGCACTATCTGGGCACCAGCTTTTCGCGGGCCCAGAACATCCGCTACCAGAGCGACAGCGGCGAAATGGAGTTCTGCCACACCTCCAGCTGGGGCACCTCCACCCGCATGATCGGCGGGGTGATCATGACCCACGGCGACGACGACGGCCTGCGCCTGCCGCCGGCCATCGCGCCGCGTCAGATCGTCATCGTGCCGATGCTGCGGGGCAAGGAGGAGGACGCTCAGGTCCTGGCCTATGCCGAGGCGCTGGTGAAGGACCTGGGCGCCCAGGTCGCGCTCGGCGAACCGATCCGCGCCCTGCTGGACGTCAAGGACCAGAAGTCGAGCGACAAGCGCTGGAATTGGGTGCGCCGCGGGGCCCCGGTGATCGTCGAGCTTGGTCCGCGCGATGCGGCCGGCGGCCAGGTCAGCTTCATGCGCCGCGACCGGCTGCGCGACGGCGACAAGGTGAAGTCCCAGGCCCTGGCCCGCGATGAGTTCGTCGCCCAGGCGCCGGCGCTGCTGGCTGAAATCCAACAGTCGCTGTTCGACGAGGCCAAGGCCCGGCTCGAGGCCAACATCCGCAGCGACTTGACCAGCTTCGAGCAGGTCGCCGAGTACTTCGGTCAGCTGTCGGACGAGGACGAAGAGACTTCGGCCTTCAAGGGCTGGGTGCGCGCGCCCTGGAGCCGGCCGACCGGCGCTGAGCTCGACAAGGTGGTCGAGCGCCTCAAGGCGCTGAAGCTGACCCTGCGCAACGCGCCGAGCCAGCAGCCTGACAGCTTCGGCCCCTGCGTCTTCACCGGCGCGCCGGGCGTCGAGGAAATTTTGATCGGCCGTTCGTACTAG
- a CDS encoding crotonase/enoyl-CoA hydratase family protein, whose product MATHSFETLGYDVEDGVATITLNRPEKLNAFNTQMMKDLIAAFDVTDADDAVKAVIVTGAGRAFCAGADLSAGGETFDYDKRGGEDRAARTRQGVQRDGGGLVSLRIYDSLKPVIGAINGPAVGVGVTMQLPMDIRMASTEARFGLVFARRGLNPEAASSWFLPRLVGVQTALEWCYTGRVFPAQEALDRGLVRSLHAPDELLPAAKALAREIVDNTAPVSIALTRQLLWRMAGAAHPMEAHQADSRGIQTRGAMADAREGVMSFLEKRPPSFPNKVSSDLPNIWEQWSAPTFK is encoded by the coding sequence ATGGCCACGCACAGTTTCGAGACCCTCGGCTACGACGTCGAGGATGGGGTGGCGACGATCACCCTCAACCGTCCGGAGAAGCTCAACGCCTTCAACACGCAGATGATGAAGGACCTGATCGCCGCGTTCGACGTGACTGACGCCGACGATGCGGTGAAGGCTGTGATCGTCACCGGGGCGGGCCGCGCCTTCTGCGCCGGGGCCGACCTGTCGGCCGGCGGTGAGACCTTCGACTACGACAAGCGCGGCGGCGAGGATCGCGCTGCGCGCACCCGTCAGGGCGTGCAGCGGGACGGCGGGGGGCTGGTCTCGCTGCGGATCTATGACAGCCTCAAGCCGGTGATCGGGGCGATCAACGGTCCGGCGGTCGGCGTCGGCGTCACCATGCAGCTGCCGATGGATATCCGCATGGCATCGACCGAGGCCCGCTTTGGCCTGGTGTTCGCGCGCCGCGGCCTGAACCCGGAAGCCGCCTCGTCCTGGTTCCTCCCGCGGCTGGTCGGGGTCCAGACGGCGCTGGAGTGGTGCTATACCGGCCGCGTGTTCCCGGCGCAGGAAGCCCTCGACCGCGGTCTGGTGCGTTCGCTGCATGCGCCGGACGAATTGCTGCCGGCGGCCAAGGCGCTGGCGCGGGAGATTGTCGACAACACCGCCCCCGTCTCCATCGCCCTGACCCGGCAACTGCTGTGGCGAATGGCGGGAGCGGCCCATCCCATGGAGGCGCATCAGGCCGACAGCCGCGGCATCCAGACCCGCGGGGCCATGGCCGATGCCCGCGAAGGGGTGATGTCGTTCCTTGAGAAGCGCCCGCCGTCGTTCCCGAACAAGGTCTCCAGCGACCTGCCGAACATCTGGGAACAGTGGTCCGCGCCGACCTTCAAGTGA
- a CDS encoding MucR family transcriptional regulator — MDEKSEVIEMTADIVSAYVGNNSVAAADLPNLIQSVHRALAGISTGSDVQEVAPKEPAVPVRRSITPDHLVCLEDGRKFKSLKRHLRTKYNMSPEEYRAKWGLPKDYPMVAPNYAKARSDLAKQMGLGQGGRQAPRKRSK, encoded by the coding sequence ATGGACGAGAAGTCGGAAGTCATTGAGATGACGGCGGATATTGTTTCCGCTTATGTCGGGAACAATTCGGTGGCTGCGGCCGATCTTCCCAACCTGATCCAGAGCGTCCATCGGGCTCTGGCGGGTATTTCCACCGGTTCAGACGTTCAGGAAGTCGCGCCGAAGGAGCCGGCCGTGCCTGTGCGCCGGTCGATCACGCCCGATCATCTGGTCTGCCTGGAAGACGGTCGCAAGTTCAAGTCGCTGAAGCGTCACCTGCGCACCAAGTACAACATGAGCCCCGAAGAATACCGCGCGAAGTGGGGTCTTCCGAAGGACTACCCGATGGTTGCGCCGAACTACGCCAAGGCGCGCTCGGATCTGGCCAAGCAAATGGGCTTGGGGCAGGGCGGCCGTCAGGCGCCGCGCAAGCGCTCCAAGTAG
- a CDS encoding HAMP domain-containing sensor histidine kinase codes for MLSTTRPAGLASILAIAGLGAAAASAAALTGGVGSPLAVWCLAPLVAAVGFGRGERLALGAAVSLAAVGVAAIGGLTLSGYVLIPAAAAVVSAFALTSTVLGLAAALVILQRNMGREDRRLRLALAQLRQVLDEQPFLLATLDRNGLIGRTWGREPAGARGISSTGLTIVDMASEADRPQLRQALAAARAHGGAEVAFAPAAEPQAWLAISLRRTSSGRLIGVLRDAAAAHARELELEQARCEAEAQNAGKSRFLANMSHELRTPLNAIMGFSDIMRQGLFGPLSDRYAEYAELVHESGGHLLDLINDVLDMSKIEAERYELAREAFDGREAVSSVLRLMRGQADRAGVQLRGLLPREPLDVLADRRALKQIALNLISNALKFTPRGGAVTVTLQADGAVMELLVADTGIGIGPEDLQRLGRPFEQAGGAAQRAAGTGLGLSLVRSFAQLHGGEMIIESRMGEGTTVSVRLPVIDQPEAANAP; via the coding sequence ATGCTATCGACGACCCGGCCCGCAGGCCTGGCCTCGATCCTCGCGATCGCCGGCCTCGGCGCGGCGGCGGCGAGCGCGGCCGCGCTGACCGGCGGTGTAGGCAGCCCGCTGGCGGTCTGGTGCCTGGCACCGCTGGTGGCGGCGGTAGGCTTTGGGCGCGGCGAGCGGCTGGCGCTCGGCGCAGCGGTCTCGCTGGCGGCGGTCGGCGTGGCGGCGATCGGCGGGCTGACGCTCTCCGGTTATGTGCTGATCCCGGCGGCGGCCGCGGTGGTCAGCGCCTTCGCCTTGACCTCGACCGTGCTGGGCCTTGCAGCGGCCCTGGTGATCCTGCAGCGCAATATGGGGCGCGAGGACCGGCGGCTACGCCTGGCCTTGGCGCAGCTCCGGCAGGTGCTGGACGAGCAGCCCTTCTTGTTGGCCACGCTGGATCGAAATGGCCTGATCGGGCGGACCTGGGGGCGCGAACCTGCGGGTGCGCGGGGCATTTCGAGCACCGGCCTGACCATCGTCGATATGGCCAGCGAGGCCGATCGGCCGCAGTTGCGTCAGGCGTTGGCGGCCGCGCGGGCGCACGGCGGGGCCGAGGTGGCCTTCGCGCCGGCGGCCGAGCCGCAGGCCTGGCTGGCGATCAGCCTGCGCCGCACGAGCTCTGGCCGGTTGATCGGCGTGCTGCGCGACGCCGCCGCCGCCCACGCGCGTGAATTGGAGTTGGAGCAGGCCCGCTGCGAGGCGGAGGCCCAGAACGCGGGCAAGTCACGCTTCCTGGCCAATATGAGCCATGAGCTGCGCACGCCGCTGAACGCGATCATGGGTTTCTCGGACATCATGCGTCAGGGGCTGTTCGGGCCGTTGTCGGACCGCTACGCCGAGTACGCGGAGCTGGTCCACGAATCCGGCGGGCACCTGCTGGACCTGATCAACGACGTGCTCGACATGTCGAAGATCGAGGCCGAGCGGTACGAGCTGGCGCGCGAGGCGTTCGACGGGCGCGAGGCGGTGTCGAGCGTCCTACGACTGATGCGCGGCCAGGCCGACCGGGCCGGGGTGCAGCTGCGCGGCCTGCTGCCGCGCGAGCCGCTAGACGTGCTGGCGGATCGCCGCGCGCTGAAGCAGATCGCGCTCAACCTGATCTCCAACGCCCTGAAATTCACGCCGCGCGGCGGGGCCGTGACGGTGACGTTGCAGGCGGACGGCGCGGTGATGGAGCTGCTGGTCGCCGACACCGGCATCGGCATCGGGCCGGAAGATCTCCAGCGCCTGGGACGGCCGTTCGAGCAGGCCGGCGGGGCCGCGCAGCGGGCGGCCGGCACCGGCCTTGGCCTGTCGCTGGTGCGATCGTTCGCCCAGCTGCATGGTGGCGAGATGATCATCGAGAGCCGGATGGGCGAGGGAACCACGGTCTCGGTCCGGCTGCCGGTGATCGACCAGCCGGAGGCTGCGAACGCGCCTTAA